One genomic window of Anguilla anguilla isolate fAngAng1 chromosome 13, fAngAng1.pri, whole genome shotgun sequence includes the following:
- the ppfia4 gene encoding liprin-alpha-4 isoform X1: MMCEVMPTINEGDSVSPRRGSQNGSDSDSNFEQLMVNMLDERDKLLESLRETQETLIQSQTKLQDAQHERDILQRQINSALPQEFATLTKELNVCREQLLEKEEEISELKAERNNTRLLLEHLECLVSRHERSLRMTVVKRQAPPPSGVSSEVEVLKALKSLFEHHKALDEKVRERLRVALERVTTLETQLCAATQELSVVRQRKDKMEGGDSLDKMDGSKPTWKRLPNGSIDAHDEASRTLELQELLDKANKELAQSKERVGALTSRVGELETELSTSRKDLLKTEELNNKYQRDIREAMAQKEDMEERITTLEKRYLAAQRETTSIHDLNDKLENELATKDSLHRQSEDKVRHLTELLELAEQRLQQTMRKAETLPEVEAELAQRVAALSKAEERHGNIEERLRQLESQLEEKNQELGRARQREKMNEEHNKRLSDTVDRLLTESNERLQLHLKERMAALEDKNALIHDLEGAQKQLEEFHLTKERLIGEIEKLRAEIDHLKRRSGVFGDGVHPRSHLGSATDLRFSVVDPQGEHFSTGAVIRRAQKGRLAALRDEPTKILAVVEQDWDRSQPPSLRASVTHLVESDPELSDLDDDDRETMFGSAELLSPSGHSDAQTLAIMLQEQLDAINEEIRMIQVEKESAELRVDEMESRVTSGSMDALNVTLRPRSSIPTSVTALSLASSSPPISGRSTPKLSARSTAHELGIMTLPSDLRKHRRKVLSPVSRDEAREDKATIKCETSPPSSPRNLRLEPMSFSQLSGSLDDGRGGKKKGIKSSIGRLFGKKEKSRLEQQLGKEGSVTTVAVPGTLAAPGTLAAADFEMAIGDTMTLGKLGTQAERDRRMRKKHELLEDARRKGQPFAQWDGPTVVSWLELWVGMPAWYVAACRANVKSGAIMSALSDTEIQREIGISNPLHRLKLRLAIQEMVSLTSPSAPLTSRTSSGNVWVTHEEMENLASSSKAENEEGSWAQTLAYGDMNHEWIGNEWLPSLGLPQYRSYFMECLVDARMLDHLTKKDLRTHLKMVDSFHRASLQYGIMCLKRLNYDRKELDRRREECQQDIKDALVWTNEQVMHWVQSIGLKEYSANLLESGVHGALIALDENFDFYSMALILQIPMQNTQARQVLEREFNNVLALGTDRRLDESDDRPLHRSPSWRKRFRPREGQGLGTLPGSMETLPAGFRLTAMSMPPSLAMVPRKLQPEAGPPAPQRLDPSAVRTYSC, encoded by the exons GAGTTTGCCACGCTGACGAAGGAGCTGAATGTGTGCAGGGAGCAGCTgctggagaaagaggaggagatcTCTGAGCTGAAAGCCGAGAGGAACAACACCAGG ctgctgctggagcaccTGGAGTGCCTGGTGTCCCGCCACGAGCGCTCGCTCAGGATGACCGTGGTCAAGcggcaggctccgcccccctcggGCGTGTCCAGCGAGGTGGAGGTCCTCAAGGCGCTGAAGTCCCTGTTCGAGCACCACAAGGCCCTGGATGAGAAG GTGCGAGAGAGACTGCGGGTGGCGCTGGAGAGAGTAACCAcactggagacacagctgtgtgctGCTACACAGGAG ctCTCTGTAGTCCGGCAGAGGAAAGACAAGATGGAGGGCGGGGACTCCCTGGACAAGATGGACGGGTCCAAGCCCACCTGGAAG AGGCTCCCTAACGGCTCGATCGATGCGCACGACGAGGCAAGCCGCAcgctggagctgcaggagctcCTGGACAAGGCCAATAAGGAGCTGGCGCAGAGCAAGGAGCGCGTGGGCGCGCTGACCTCCCGCGTGGGCGAGCTGGAGACCGAGCTCAGCACCTCCCGCAAGGACCTCCTCAAGACCGAGGAGCTCAACAACAAGTACCAGCGTGACATCCGCGAG GCTATGGCTCAGAAGGAGGACATGGAGGAGCGGATTACCACCTTAGAGAAGCGTTACCTGGCTGCGCAGAGAGAGACCACATCCATCCACGACCTCAACGACAAGCTGGAGAACGAGCTGGCCACCAAGGACTCGCTGCATCGCCAg agtgagGATAAGGTGCGGCACCTGACGGAGCTGCTGGAGTTGGCGGAGCAGCGGCTGCAGCAGACCATGAGGAAGGCGGAGACTCTCCCAGAGGTGGAGGCGGAGCTAGCGCAGAGAGTGGCAGCTCTCAGCAAG GCCGAGGAGCGCCATGGCAACATTGAGGAGCGTCTGAGGCAGCTGGAGTcccagctggaggagaagaacCAGGAGCTGGGGAGG GCCCGGCAGAGGGAGAAGATGAACGAGGAGCACAACAAGCGCCTGTCGGACACGGTGGACCGGCTGCTGACCGAGTCCAATGAGAGGCTGCAGCTGCATCTGAAGGAGCGCATGGCCGCGCTGGAGGACAAg AACGCGCTGATCCATGATCTGGAGGGCGCGcagaagcagctggaggagTTCCATCTCACCAAG GAGAGGCTGATTGGGGAGATCGAGAAGCTGCGGGCCGAGATCGACCACCTGAAGCGCAGGAGCGGAGTGTTTGGGGATGGGGTACACCCGAG GTCTCACCTGGGCAGTGCCACAGACCTGCGCTTCTCCGTGGTCGACCCCCAGGGGGAGCACTTCAGCACCGGGGCCGTCATCCGCCGCGCCCAGAAAGGACGGCTGGCTGCCCTGCGGGACGAGCCCACCAAG ATCCTGGCGGTGGTGGAGCAGGACTGGGACCGGTCGCAGCCCCCCAGCCTGCGGGCCAGCGTGACGCACCTGGTGGAGAGCGACCCCGAGCTGTCGGACCTGGACGACGACGACCGCGAGACCATGTTCGGCTCGGCCGAGCTGCTCTCCCCGAGCGGCCACTCCGACGCTCAGACGCTCGCCATCAtgctgcaggagcagctggacGCCATCAACGAGGAGATCAG gatgaTCCAGGTGGAGAAGGAGTCTGCTGAGCTGCGGGTGGATGAGATGGAGAGCCGTGTGACCAGCGGCAGCATGGACGCCCTCAACGTGACGCTCCGCCCCCGCTCCTCCATCCCCACCTCCGTCACCGCCCTGTCActggccagctcctccccccccatcaGCGGGCGCTCCACGCCCAAACTATCGGCCCGCTCCACCGCCCACGAGCTGGGCATCATGACCCTg CCGAGCGATTTAAGGAAGCACCGCAGGAAAGTCCTC TCCCCGGTGTCACGTGACGAGGCCCGCGAGGACAAGGCCACCATCAAGTGCGAGACgtcccccccctcgtccccccgcAACCTGCGGCTGGAGCCCATGAGCTTCAGCCAGCTGAGCGGCAGCCTGGACGACGGGCGAGG GGGGAAGAAGAAGGGCATTAAGTCCTCCATCGGACGACTCTTCgggaagaaggagaagagccGTCTGGAACAGCAGCTGGGAAAGGAAGGATCAGTCACCACCGTGGCTGTTCCAGGTACTCTGGCTGCTCCAGGTACTCTGGCTGCTGCAG ATTTCGAGATGGCGATCGGGGACACCATGACCCTGGGCAAGCTGGGGACCCAGGCCGAGCGGGACCGCAGGATGAGGAAGAA GCACGAGCTCCTGGAGGATGCTCGTAGGAAAGGCCAGCCCTTCGCCCAATGGGACGGCCCCACCGTGGTATCCTGGCTGGAG CTGTGGGTGGGCATGCCCGCCTGGTACGTGGCGGCGTGCCGGGCCAACGTGAAGAGCGGCGCCATCATGTCGGCGCTGTCGGACACGGAGATCCAGCGGGAGATCGGCATCAGCAACCCGCTGCACCG GCTCAAGCTGCGGCTCGCCATCCAGGAGATGGTGTCCCTGACCAGCCCCTCGGCCCCGCTCACCTCCCGCACC TCCTCCGGAAATGTGTGGGTGACTCACGAGGAAATGGAGAACCTGGCATCCTCCAGCAAAGCG GAGAATGAGGAGGGGAGCTGGGCTCAG ACCCTGGCGTACGGGGACATGAACCACGAGTGGATCGGGAACGAGTGGCTGCCCAGCCTGGGCCTGCCCCAGTACCGCAGCTACTTCATGGAGTGCCTGGTGGACGCCCGCATGCTGGACCACCTGACCAAGAAGGACCTGCGCACGCATCTCAAAATGGTCGACAGTTTCcaccg AGCCAGTTTGCAGTACGGGATAATGTGTCTGAAGCGTTTGAATTACGATCGTAAAGAACTGGACCGGAGGAGAGAAGAGTGTCAGCAAGATATTAAAG ACGCCCTGGTGTGGACCAATGAGCAGGTGATGCACTGGGTGCAGTCCATCGGGCTGAAGGAGTACAGCGCTAACCTGCTGGAGAGCGGCGTGCACGGAGCCCTCATCGCCCTGGACGAGAACTTCGACTTCTACAGCATGGCGCTCATCCTGCAGATCCCCATgcagaacacacag GCCCGGCAGGTTCTGGAGCGGGAGTTCAACAACGTGCTGGCGCTGGGTACCGACCGTCGGCTCGATGAG AGCGATGACAGGCCTCTCCACCGCTCGCCGTCGTGGAGGAAGCGGTTCCGCCCGCGGGAGGGGCAGGGCTTGGGCACGCTGCCCGGCTCCATGGAAACGCTGCCCGCCGGCTTCCGCCTCACCGCCATGTCTatgcccccctccctggccATGGTGCCCAGGAAGCTGCAGCCGGAAG CCGGACCCCCGGCCCCTCAGAGGCTAGACCCCTCCGCCGTTCGGACTTACTCATGCTAA
- the ppfia4 gene encoding liprin-alpha-4 isoform X13, with product MTVVKRQAPPPSGVSSEVEVLKALKSLFEHHKALDEKVRERLRVALERVTTLETQLCAATQELSVVRQRKDKMEGGDSLDKMDGSKPTWKRLPNGSIDAHDEASRTLELQELLDKANKELAQSKERVGALTSRVGELETELSTSRKDLLKTEELNNKYQRDIREAMAQKEDMEERITTLEKRYLAAQRETTSIHDLNDKLENELATKDSLHRQSEDKVRHLTELLELAEQRLQQTMRKAETLPEVEAELAQRVAALSKAEERHGNIEERLRQLESQLEEKNQELGRARQREKMNEEHNKRLSDTVDRLLTESNERLQLHLKERMAALEDKNALIHDLEGAQKQLEEFHLTKERLIGEIEKLRAEIDHLKRRSGVFGDGVHPRSHLGSATDLRFSVVDPQGEHFSTGAVIRRAQKGRLAALRDEPTKILAVVEQDWDRSQPPSLRASVTHLVESDPELSDLDDDDRETMFGSAELLSPSGHSDAQTLAIMLQEQLDAINEEIRMIQVEKESAELRVDEMESRVTSGSMDALNVTLRPRSSIPTSVTALSLASSSPPISGRSTPKLSARSTAHELGIMTLPSDLRKHRRKVLSPVSRDEAREDKATIKCETSPPSSPRNLRLEPMSFSQLSGSLDDGRGGKKKGIKSSIGRLFGKKEKSRLEQQLGKEGSVTTVAVPGTLAAPGTLAAADFEMAIGDTMTLGKLGTQAERDRRMRKKHELLEDARRKGQPFAQWDGPTVVSWLELWVGMPAWYVAACRANVKSGAIMSALSDTEIQREIGISNPLHRLKLRLAIQEMVSLTSPSAPLTSRTSSGNVWVTHEEMENLASSSKAENEEGSWAQTLAYGDMNHEWIGNEWLPSLGLPQYRSYFMECLVDARMLDHLTKKDLRTHLKMVDSFHRASLQYGIMCLKRLNYDRKELDRRREECQQDIKDALVWTNEQVMHWVQSIGLKEYSANLLESGVHGALIALDENFDFYSMALILQIPMQNTQARQVLEREFNNVLALGTDRRLDESDDRPLHRSPSWRKRFRPREGQGLGTLPGSMETLPAGFRLTAMSMPPSLAMVPRKLQPEAGPPAPQRLDPSAVRTYSC from the exons ATGACCGTGGTCAAGcggcaggctccgcccccctcggGCGTGTCCAGCGAGGTGGAGGTCCTCAAGGCGCTGAAGTCCCTGTTCGAGCACCACAAGGCCCTGGATGAGAAG GTGCGAGAGAGACTGCGGGTGGCGCTGGAGAGAGTAACCAcactggagacacagctgtgtgctGCTACACAGGAG ctCTCTGTAGTCCGGCAGAGGAAAGACAAGATGGAGGGCGGGGACTCCCTGGACAAGATGGACGGGTCCAAGCCCACCTGGAAG AGGCTCCCTAACGGCTCGATCGATGCGCACGACGAGGCAAGCCGCAcgctggagctgcaggagctcCTGGACAAGGCCAATAAGGAGCTGGCGCAGAGCAAGGAGCGCGTGGGCGCGCTGACCTCCCGCGTGGGCGAGCTGGAGACCGAGCTCAGCACCTCCCGCAAGGACCTCCTCAAGACCGAGGAGCTCAACAACAAGTACCAGCGTGACATCCGCGAG GCTATGGCTCAGAAGGAGGACATGGAGGAGCGGATTACCACCTTAGAGAAGCGTTACCTGGCTGCGCAGAGAGAGACCACATCCATCCACGACCTCAACGACAAGCTGGAGAACGAGCTGGCCACCAAGGACTCGCTGCATCGCCAg agtgagGATAAGGTGCGGCACCTGACGGAGCTGCTGGAGTTGGCGGAGCAGCGGCTGCAGCAGACCATGAGGAAGGCGGAGACTCTCCCAGAGGTGGAGGCGGAGCTAGCGCAGAGAGTGGCAGCTCTCAGCAAG GCCGAGGAGCGCCATGGCAACATTGAGGAGCGTCTGAGGCAGCTGGAGTcccagctggaggagaagaacCAGGAGCTGGGGAGG GCCCGGCAGAGGGAGAAGATGAACGAGGAGCACAACAAGCGCCTGTCGGACACGGTGGACCGGCTGCTGACCGAGTCCAATGAGAGGCTGCAGCTGCATCTGAAGGAGCGCATGGCCGCGCTGGAGGACAAg AACGCGCTGATCCATGATCTGGAGGGCGCGcagaagcagctggaggagTTCCATCTCACCAAG GAGAGGCTGATTGGGGAGATCGAGAAGCTGCGGGCCGAGATCGACCACCTGAAGCGCAGGAGCGGAGTGTTTGGGGATGGGGTACACCCGAG GTCTCACCTGGGCAGTGCCACAGACCTGCGCTTCTCCGTGGTCGACCCCCAGGGGGAGCACTTCAGCACCGGGGCCGTCATCCGCCGCGCCCAGAAAGGACGGCTGGCTGCCCTGCGGGACGAGCCCACCAAG ATCCTGGCGGTGGTGGAGCAGGACTGGGACCGGTCGCAGCCCCCCAGCCTGCGGGCCAGCGTGACGCACCTGGTGGAGAGCGACCCCGAGCTGTCGGACCTGGACGACGACGACCGCGAGACCATGTTCGGCTCGGCCGAGCTGCTCTCCCCGAGCGGCCACTCCGACGCTCAGACGCTCGCCATCAtgctgcaggagcagctggacGCCATCAACGAGGAGATCAG gatgaTCCAGGTGGAGAAGGAGTCTGCTGAGCTGCGGGTGGATGAGATGGAGAGCCGTGTGACCAGCGGCAGCATGGACGCCCTCAACGTGACGCTCCGCCCCCGCTCCTCCATCCCCACCTCCGTCACCGCCCTGTCActggccagctcctccccccccatcaGCGGGCGCTCCACGCCCAAACTATCGGCCCGCTCCACCGCCCACGAGCTGGGCATCATGACCCTg CCGAGCGATTTAAGGAAGCACCGCAGGAAAGTCCTC TCCCCGGTGTCACGTGACGAGGCCCGCGAGGACAAGGCCACCATCAAGTGCGAGACgtcccccccctcgtccccccgcAACCTGCGGCTGGAGCCCATGAGCTTCAGCCAGCTGAGCGGCAGCCTGGACGACGGGCGAGG GGGGAAGAAGAAGGGCATTAAGTCCTCCATCGGACGACTCTTCgggaagaaggagaagagccGTCTGGAACAGCAGCTGGGAAAGGAAGGATCAGTCACCACCGTGGCTGTTCCAGGTACTCTGGCTGCTCCAGGTACTCTGGCTGCTGCAG ATTTCGAGATGGCGATCGGGGACACCATGACCCTGGGCAAGCTGGGGACCCAGGCCGAGCGGGACCGCAGGATGAGGAAGAA GCACGAGCTCCTGGAGGATGCTCGTAGGAAAGGCCAGCCCTTCGCCCAATGGGACGGCCCCACCGTGGTATCCTGGCTGGAG CTGTGGGTGGGCATGCCCGCCTGGTACGTGGCGGCGTGCCGGGCCAACGTGAAGAGCGGCGCCATCATGTCGGCGCTGTCGGACACGGAGATCCAGCGGGAGATCGGCATCAGCAACCCGCTGCACCG GCTCAAGCTGCGGCTCGCCATCCAGGAGATGGTGTCCCTGACCAGCCCCTCGGCCCCGCTCACCTCCCGCACC TCCTCCGGAAATGTGTGGGTGACTCACGAGGAAATGGAGAACCTGGCATCCTCCAGCAAAGCG GAGAATGAGGAGGGGAGCTGGGCTCAG ACCCTGGCGTACGGGGACATGAACCACGAGTGGATCGGGAACGAGTGGCTGCCCAGCCTGGGCCTGCCCCAGTACCGCAGCTACTTCATGGAGTGCCTGGTGGACGCCCGCATGCTGGACCACCTGACCAAGAAGGACCTGCGCACGCATCTCAAAATGGTCGACAGTTTCcaccg AGCCAGTTTGCAGTACGGGATAATGTGTCTGAAGCGTTTGAATTACGATCGTAAAGAACTGGACCGGAGGAGAGAAGAGTGTCAGCAAGATATTAAAG ACGCCCTGGTGTGGACCAATGAGCAGGTGATGCACTGGGTGCAGTCCATCGGGCTGAAGGAGTACAGCGCTAACCTGCTGGAGAGCGGCGTGCACGGAGCCCTCATCGCCCTGGACGAGAACTTCGACTTCTACAGCATGGCGCTCATCCTGCAGATCCCCATgcagaacacacag GCCCGGCAGGTTCTGGAGCGGGAGTTCAACAACGTGCTGGCGCTGGGTACCGACCGTCGGCTCGATGAG AGCGATGACAGGCCTCTCCACCGCTCGCCGTCGTGGAGGAAGCGGTTCCGCCCGCGGGAGGGGCAGGGCTTGGGCACGCTGCCCGGCTCCATGGAAACGCTGCCCGCCGGCTTCCGCCTCACCGCCATGTCTatgcccccctccctggccATGGTGCCCAGGAAGCTGCAGCCGGAAG CCGGACCCCCGGCCCCTCAGAGGCTAGACCCCTCCGCCGTTCGGACTTACTCATGCTAA
- the ppfia4 gene encoding liprin-alpha-4 isoform X12 codes for MNPPSAVKIHLQNGIHFNTYMYQEFATLTKELNVCREQLLEKEEEISELKAERNNTRLLLEHLECLVSRHERSLRMTVVKRQAPPPSGVSSEVEVLKALKSLFEHHKALDEKVRERLRVALERVTTLETQLCAATQELSVVRQRKDKMEGGDSLDKMDGSKPTWKRLPNGSIDAHDEASRTLELQELLDKANKELAQSKERVGALTSRVGELETELSTSRKDLLKTEELNNKYQRDIREAMAQKEDMEERITTLEKRYLAAQRETTSIHDLNDKLENELATKDSLHRQSEDKVRHLTELLELAEQRLQQTMRKAETLPEVEAELAQRVAALSKAEERHGNIEERLRQLESQLEEKNQELGRARQREKMNEEHNKRLSDTVDRLLTESNERLQLHLKERMAALEDKNALIHDLEGAQKQLEEFHLTKERLIGEIEKLRAEIDHLKRRSGVFGDGVHPRSHLGSATDLRFSVVDPQGEHFSTGAVIRRAQKGRLAALRDEPTKILAVVEQDWDRSQPPSLRASVTHLVESDPELSDLDDDDRETMFGSAELLSPSGHSDAQTLAIMLQEQLDAINEEIRMIQVEKESAELRVDEMESRVTSGSMDALNVTLRPRSSIPTSVTALSLASSSPPISGRSTPKLSARSTAHELGIMTLPSDLRKHRRKVLSPVSRDEAREDKATIKCETSPPSSPRNLRLEPMSFSQLSGSLDDGRGGKKKGIKSSIGRLFGKKEKSRLEQQLGKEGSVTTVAVPGTLAAPGTLAAADFEMAIGDTMTLGKLGTQAERDRRMRKKHELLEDARRKGQPFAQWDGPTVVSWLELWVGMPAWYVAACRANVKSGAIMSALSDTEIQREIGISNPLHRLKLRLAIQEMVSLTSPSAPLTSRTSSGNVWVTHEEMENLASSSKAENEEGSWAQTLAYGDMNHEWIGNEWLPSLGLPQYRSYFMECLVDARMLDHLTKKDLRTHLKMVDSFHRASLQYGIMCLKRLNYDRKELDRRREECQQDIKDALVWTNEQVMHWVQSIGLKEYSANLLESGVHGALIALDENFDFYSMALILQIPMQNTQARQVLEREFNNVLALGTDRRLDESDDRPLHRSPSWRKRFRPREGQGLGTLPGSMETLPAGFRLTAMSMPPSLAMVPRKLQPEAGPPAPQRLDPSAVRTYSC; via the exons GAGTTTGCCACGCTGACGAAGGAGCTGAATGTGTGCAGGGAGCAGCTgctggagaaagaggaggagatcTCTGAGCTGAAAGCCGAGAGGAACAACACCAGG ctgctgctggagcaccTGGAGTGCCTGGTGTCCCGCCACGAGCGCTCGCTCAGGATGACCGTGGTCAAGcggcaggctccgcccccctcggGCGTGTCCAGCGAGGTGGAGGTCCTCAAGGCGCTGAAGTCCCTGTTCGAGCACCACAAGGCCCTGGATGAGAAG GTGCGAGAGAGACTGCGGGTGGCGCTGGAGAGAGTAACCAcactggagacacagctgtgtgctGCTACACAGGAG ctCTCTGTAGTCCGGCAGAGGAAAGACAAGATGGAGGGCGGGGACTCCCTGGACAAGATGGACGGGTCCAAGCCCACCTGGAAG AGGCTCCCTAACGGCTCGATCGATGCGCACGACGAGGCAAGCCGCAcgctggagctgcaggagctcCTGGACAAGGCCAATAAGGAGCTGGCGCAGAGCAAGGAGCGCGTGGGCGCGCTGACCTCCCGCGTGGGCGAGCTGGAGACCGAGCTCAGCACCTCCCGCAAGGACCTCCTCAAGACCGAGGAGCTCAACAACAAGTACCAGCGTGACATCCGCGAG GCTATGGCTCAGAAGGAGGACATGGAGGAGCGGATTACCACCTTAGAGAAGCGTTACCTGGCTGCGCAGAGAGAGACCACATCCATCCACGACCTCAACGACAAGCTGGAGAACGAGCTGGCCACCAAGGACTCGCTGCATCGCCAg agtgagGATAAGGTGCGGCACCTGACGGAGCTGCTGGAGTTGGCGGAGCAGCGGCTGCAGCAGACCATGAGGAAGGCGGAGACTCTCCCAGAGGTGGAGGCGGAGCTAGCGCAGAGAGTGGCAGCTCTCAGCAAG GCCGAGGAGCGCCATGGCAACATTGAGGAGCGTCTGAGGCAGCTGGAGTcccagctggaggagaagaacCAGGAGCTGGGGAGG GCCCGGCAGAGGGAGAAGATGAACGAGGAGCACAACAAGCGCCTGTCGGACACGGTGGACCGGCTGCTGACCGAGTCCAATGAGAGGCTGCAGCTGCATCTGAAGGAGCGCATGGCCGCGCTGGAGGACAAg AACGCGCTGATCCATGATCTGGAGGGCGCGcagaagcagctggaggagTTCCATCTCACCAAG GAGAGGCTGATTGGGGAGATCGAGAAGCTGCGGGCCGAGATCGACCACCTGAAGCGCAGGAGCGGAGTGTTTGGGGATGGGGTACACCCGAG GTCTCACCTGGGCAGTGCCACAGACCTGCGCTTCTCCGTGGTCGACCCCCAGGGGGAGCACTTCAGCACCGGGGCCGTCATCCGCCGCGCCCAGAAAGGACGGCTGGCTGCCCTGCGGGACGAGCCCACCAAG ATCCTGGCGGTGGTGGAGCAGGACTGGGACCGGTCGCAGCCCCCCAGCCTGCGGGCCAGCGTGACGCACCTGGTGGAGAGCGACCCCGAGCTGTCGGACCTGGACGACGACGACCGCGAGACCATGTTCGGCTCGGCCGAGCTGCTCTCCCCGAGCGGCCACTCCGACGCTCAGACGCTCGCCATCAtgctgcaggagcagctggacGCCATCAACGAGGAGATCAG gatgaTCCAGGTGGAGAAGGAGTCTGCTGAGCTGCGGGTGGATGAGATGGAGAGCCGTGTGACCAGCGGCAGCATGGACGCCCTCAACGTGACGCTCCGCCCCCGCTCCTCCATCCCCACCTCCGTCACCGCCCTGTCActggccagctcctccccccccatcaGCGGGCGCTCCACGCCCAAACTATCGGCCCGCTCCACCGCCCACGAGCTGGGCATCATGACCCTg CCGAGCGATTTAAGGAAGCACCGCAGGAAAGTCCTC TCCCCGGTGTCACGTGACGAGGCCCGCGAGGACAAGGCCACCATCAAGTGCGAGACgtcccccccctcgtccccccgcAACCTGCGGCTGGAGCCCATGAGCTTCAGCCAGCTGAGCGGCAGCCTGGACGACGGGCGAGG GGGGAAGAAGAAGGGCATTAAGTCCTCCATCGGACGACTCTTCgggaagaaggagaagagccGTCTGGAACAGCAGCTGGGAAAGGAAGGATCAGTCACCACCGTGGCTGTTCCAGGTACTCTGGCTGCTCCAGGTACTCTGGCTGCTGCAG ATTTCGAGATGGCGATCGGGGACACCATGACCCTGGGCAAGCTGGGGACCCAGGCCGAGCGGGACCGCAGGATGAGGAAGAA GCACGAGCTCCTGGAGGATGCTCGTAGGAAAGGCCAGCCCTTCGCCCAATGGGACGGCCCCACCGTGGTATCCTGGCTGGAG CTGTGGGTGGGCATGCCCGCCTGGTACGTGGCGGCGTGCCGGGCCAACGTGAAGAGCGGCGCCATCATGTCGGCGCTGTCGGACACGGAGATCCAGCGGGAGATCGGCATCAGCAACCCGCTGCACCG GCTCAAGCTGCGGCTCGCCATCCAGGAGATGGTGTCCCTGACCAGCCCCTCGGCCCCGCTCACCTCCCGCACC TCCTCCGGAAATGTGTGGGTGACTCACGAGGAAATGGAGAACCTGGCATCCTCCAGCAAAGCG GAGAATGAGGAGGGGAGCTGGGCTCAG ACCCTGGCGTACGGGGACATGAACCACGAGTGGATCGGGAACGAGTGGCTGCCCAGCCTGGGCCTGCCCCAGTACCGCAGCTACTTCATGGAGTGCCTGGTGGACGCCCGCATGCTGGACCACCTGACCAAGAAGGACCTGCGCACGCATCTCAAAATGGTCGACAGTTTCcaccg AGCCAGTTTGCAGTACGGGATAATGTGTCTGAAGCGTTTGAATTACGATCGTAAAGAACTGGACCGGAGGAGAGAAGAGTGTCAGCAAGATATTAAAG ACGCCCTGGTGTGGACCAATGAGCAGGTGATGCACTGGGTGCAGTCCATCGGGCTGAAGGAGTACAGCGCTAACCTGCTGGAGAGCGGCGTGCACGGAGCCCTCATCGCCCTGGACGAGAACTTCGACTTCTACAGCATGGCGCTCATCCTGCAGATCCCCATgcagaacacacag GCCCGGCAGGTTCTGGAGCGGGAGTTCAACAACGTGCTGGCGCTGGGTACCGACCGTCGGCTCGATGAG AGCGATGACAGGCCTCTCCACCGCTCGCCGTCGTGGAGGAAGCGGTTCCGCCCGCGGGAGGGGCAGGGCTTGGGCACGCTGCCCGGCTCCATGGAAACGCTGCCCGCCGGCTTCCGCCTCACCGCCATGTCTatgcccccctccctggccATGGTGCCCAGGAAGCTGCAGCCGGAAG CCGGACCCCCGGCCCCTCAGAGGCTAGACCCCTCCGCCGTTCGGACTTACTCATGCTAA